One Ancylobacter novellus DSM 506 genomic window, TCTTCCTCCTGAGCGACACCTTCGTCTTCAGTTGCTTCCTGATCTCCTACATGACGGCGCGCATGTCGACGACGGTGCCCTGGCCCAATCCCAGCGAGGTGTTCGCGCTGGAGATCGGCGGCACGTCGTTCCCACTGCTGCTGATCGCCATCATGACCTTCGTGTTGATCAGCAGCAGCGGCACCATGGCGATGGCGGTGAATTACGGCTACCGGCGCGACCGCGTCACCACCGCCATGCTCATGCTGGCGACGGCGGTGCTGGGCGCCGCCTTCGTCGGCATGCAGGCCTTCGAATGGACCAAGCTGATCCATGAAGGCGTCCGGCCATGGGAGAATCCGTGGGGCGCCGCGCAGTTCGGCTCCAGCTTCTTCATGATCACCGGTTTCCACGGCACGCATGTCACCTTTGGCGTGATCTTCCTCATCGCCATTGCGCGCAAGGTGCTGCGCGGAGATTTCGATACGGGAAGGCGCGGCTTCTTCACCAGCCGGAAGGGGAGCTACGAATCCGTCGAGATCATGGGCCTCTACTGGCACTTCGTCGATCTGGTCTGGGTTTTCATCTTCGCCTTCTTCTATCTGTGGTGAGCAAAATGACCCATGTCGCAACCCATGACACCGCGCAGCACCCGATCCGGCTTTATTTCGTGGTATGGGGCTGGCTGTTCGTGCTCAGCACCTGCTCCTACCTGGTCGACTACTTCCACCTGCAGGGGCATCTCAGATATTCGCTGATCCTGTTGTTCATGATGCTCAAAGCGGGACTGATCGTCGCCGTCTTCATGCATATGGC contains:
- a CDS encoding heme-copper oxidase subunit III family protein — encoded protein: MVQISLRNEADEVRQSSGLASIAADLSSDQRAFKNVSWGKAMMWIFLLSDTFVFSCFLISYMTARMSTTVPWPNPSEVFALEIGGTSFPLLLIAIMTFVLISSSGTMAMAVNYGYRRDRVTTAMLMLATAVLGAAFVGMQAFEWTKLIHEGVRPWENPWGAAQFGSSFFMITGFHGTHVTFGVIFLIAIARKVLRGDFDTGRRGFFTSRKGSYESVEIMGLYWHFVDLVWVFIFAFFYLW
- a CDS encoding cytochrome C oxidase subunit IV family protein, translated to MTHVATHDTAQHPIRLYFVVWGWLFVLSTCSYLVDYFHLQGHLRYSLILLFMMLKAGLIVAVFMHMAWERLTLVYAILLPVGAVLVFVAIMVLESDYTLLTRTVNPGLL